One Synergistota bacterium DNA window includes the following coding sequences:
- a CDS encoding ATP-dependent Clp protease proteolytic subunit — translation MPGTYYGWYFLNNLFWFILLFLILTPMINQWNLERTRLRLLQSIERRRGSRVITLIHRQESFSFLGLAFSRFINIEDSEQILRAIRMTPQDMPIDLIVHTPGGLVLAAEQIASALKKHKAKVTVFVPHYAMSGGTLIALAADEIVMDENAVMGPVDPQLGQYPAASILRVLEKKDINEVDDQTLILADIAKKAIDQVYKFVYSLLEDKMGSEKADKIARALTEGRWTHDYPLTYDELKEMGLPVSKEMPEEVFALMELYPQTSQRRPSVQYIPLPYHKEANGRRGDNA, via the coding sequence TTGCCAGGTACGTATTATGGATGGTATTTCTTAAACAATCTGTTCTGGTTCATACTTCTTTTCCTGATACTTACTCCTATGATCAATCAGTGGAACCTTGAGAGAACGAGGCTTAGGTTGCTGCAATCGATTGAGAGAAGAAGGGGTAGCAGGGTTATAACATTGATCCATCGCCAGGAAAGTTTCTCCTTCTTAGGACTTGCTTTCTCAAGATTTATAAACATTGAGGACTCAGAGCAGATCTTAAGGGCTATAAGGATGACACCGCAGGATATGCCGATAGATCTTATCGTGCATACGCCTGGAGGATTGGTACTGGCTGCTGAGCAGATCGCTTCTGCGCTTAAAAAGCATAAGGCAAAGGTGACGGTTTTTGTTCCTCACTATGCTATGTCTGGTGGAACGCTGATAGCTCTGGCTGCGGATGAGATAGTAATGGATGAGAACGCTGTTATGGGGCCAGTAGATCCTCAGCTTGGACAATATCCAGCCGCATCTATACTTAGGGTTCTTGAAAAGAAGGACATAAACGAGGTTGATGATCAAACGCTTATATTGGCTGACATAGCTAAAAAAGCAATAGACCAGGTTTATAAGTTCGTTTATTCTTTGCTTGAGGACAAGATGGGAAGCGAGAAAGCAGACAAGATAGCTCGTGCCTTAACGGAGGGAAGATGGACGCACGACTATCCGCTTACATACGATGAGCTTAAAGAGATGGGGTTACCTGTCTCTAAAGAGATGCCAGAGGAGGTCTTTGCTCTTATGGAGCTTTATCCTCAGACTTCTCAAAGGAGACCATCGGTTCAGTATATACCTTTGCCTTATCATAAGGAGGCTAATGGGAGAAGAGGAGATAATGCCTAA
- a CDS encoding CtsR family transcriptional regulator: MASLASHIEAYIKRLLEEASNEVIRLQRRELARRFGCVPSQINYVIRTRFTPERGYIVESQRGGGGYIRIIRVNLPSGGRLMESVNYEIGEAIDRGRARRLINRLTEDKHISLRERLLIESALMALEDIMDELGDFPDYRHNISRAHMLKRLLSSILGGEGEKDVVSEM; encoded by the coding sequence ATGGCGAGCCTTGCGAGCCATATAGAAGCTTATATTAAGAGGCTTCTTGAGGAAGCATCTAACGAAGTTATAAGGCTTCAGCGAAGGGAGCTGGCTCGAAGGTTCGGGTGCGTACCATCTCAAATAAATTATGTTATAAGAACACGTTTTACACCAGAAAGGGGATACATTGTTGAAAGTCAGCGAGGGGGCGGGGGATATATAAGGATAATAAGGGTTAATCTCCCCTCAGGGGGGAGATTGATGGAAAGCGTCAACTATGAGATAGGAGAAGCTATTGATAGAGGAAGAGCTCGGCGTCTTATAAATAGACTGACGGAAGATAAGCATATATCTTTGAGGGAGCGTCTCCTTATAGAATCAGCCTTGATGGCGCTTGAGGATATAATGGATGAGCTTGGAGATTTCCCCGATTACAGGCATAATATATCAAGAGCCCATATGTTAAAGAGGCTTCTTTCATCTATTTTAGGAGGAGAAGGTGAGAAAGATGTTGTGTCAGAGATGTAA
- a CDS encoding YybS family protein has translation MRAKPLIETSLLIALTVVLFLGSFYIPLLGIAISFFSPVPLVVLSMRYGLRRGIGGSLIASFFILLIAGPFQAFLFLFNSAAVAIAVGYLVGKGFKASEVIFYGTLVSLGAKITFFGLSALLMGINPFEMNLKFMQDAVKSSIGIYEKLGVSGEELSTLKKNLGEMIGYLRIVFPAVIIVASAFDTFLTFIVSGWVLRKSGENFPSLPPLSEWRFPRSVFWGLVAGIGFSLVGGYLSNPYLAHAGANLQLVFGFLFIIQGLSVIDFLMKRFNFPRAIRALLIVIFFIQPILSRIAMFIGMFDILVDLRRRRRG, from the coding sequence ATGCGGGCGAAACCTCTTATTGAGACTTCTCTCTTAATTGCTTTAACTGTTGTTCTTTTCCTGGGAAGCTTCTATATTCCTCTTCTGGGAATAGCAATAAGTTTCTTTTCGCCTGTGCCGCTTGTAGTTCTGAGCATGAGATATGGCCTGAGACGGGGGATAGGAGGGAGCCTTATAGCTTCCTTCTTTATTCTTCTTATCGCAGGGCCGTTTCAGGCCTTCTTATTTTTGTTTAATTCCGCTGCTGTTGCTATAGCGGTGGGGTATTTAGTGGGGAAGGGGTTTAAAGCAAGCGAGGTAATATTTTACGGAACGTTGGTTTCATTGGGGGCTAAGATAACCTTCTTTGGGTTATCGGCTTTGCTTATGGGGATAAATCCCTTTGAGATGAACCTTAAGTTCATGCAAGATGCTGTAAAAAGCTCTATTGGTATATACGAGAAGCTTGGTGTTAGTGGGGAGGAGCTTTCAACCCTTAAGAAAAATCTCGGTGAAATGATAGGATACCTGAGGATAGTCTTTCCTGCGGTCATAATAGTTGCTTCTGCGTTTGACACTTTTCTGACTTTTATTGTATCTGGGTGGGTTTTGAGAAAAAGCGGGGAAAATTTCCCAAGTTTACCACCGCTCTCAGAGTGGAGATTTCCTCGATCCGTATTCTGGGGCCTTGTTGCGGGGATAGGTTTTTCTCTCGTAGGAGGATATTTATCTAATCCTTATTTAGCACATGCAGGAGCGAATCTCCAGCTTGTTTTTGGTTTTCTATTCATAATTCAGGGGCTTTCAGTGATTGACTTCCTTATGAAGAGGTTTAACTTTCCAAGAGCTATAAGAGCGCTTTTGATCGTTATTTTCTTCATACAGCCTATTTTGTCAAGGATAGCTATGTTTATAGGTATGTTTGATATTCTGGTGGATCTTAGGAGGAGAAGGAGGGGATAG
- a CDS encoding single-stranded DNA-binding protein → MARGYNKVILLGNLARDPELRYTPSGQAVARFTVAVNRSYTNRDGAQVDEVDFIPVVVWGKQAENCSQYLTKGRAVLVEGRLRVRSYETQDGQRRRAFEVVALRVQFIGGAPRTEEEEEFSSLRDEADFPPLDSNGEDDIPF, encoded by the coding sequence ATGGCAAGAGGGTATAATAAGGTAATTCTCTTGGGGAACCTCGCTCGGGATCCAGAGCTTCGCTATACGCCTTCGGGGCAGGCAGTAGCGAGGTTCACGGTAGCAGTTAATAGAAGCTATACTAATAGGGATGGAGCTCAAGTGGATGAAGTTGATTTTATCCCAGTTGTGGTTTGGGGAAAGCAGGCGGAAAACTGCTCTCAATATCTTACAAAAGGTAGAGCTGTACTGGTTGAAGGGCGATTGAGGGTTAGAAGTTATGAGACCCAGGATGGACAGAGAAGGAGAGCGTTCGAAGTAGTAGCTCTAAGAGTTCAGTTTATCGGTGGAGCACCGAGAACCGAGGAGGAAGAGGAATTTTCATCCTTGAGAGATGAGGCTGATTTTCCTCCTCTTGATAGCAATGGTGAAGATGATATACCATTTTAG
- a CDS encoding 30S ribosomal protein S6, which yields MRKYEMMVIFTPELEDEALKEEVSKVEDLIKREEGEVEKVDLWGKRRLAYPIKKKREGIYAVFYFQVEPDKLKEIDRVMKINQKVMRFMIVKRED from the coding sequence TTGAGGAAATATGAAATGATGGTTATCTTTACGCCCGAGCTTGAGGATGAAGCTTTGAAGGAGGAGGTTTCAAAGGTTGAGGATTTGATTAAGCGAGAGGAAGGCGAAGTTGAGAAGGTGGATCTTTGGGGAAAGAGAAGGTTGGCTTATCCCATTAAGAAGAAACGGGAGGGGATCTATGCGGTATTTTACTTTCAGGTAGAGCCCGACAAGCTGAAGGAGATAGACAGGGTGATGAAGATAAACCAGAAGGTGATGAGGTTTATGATAGTTAAGAGGGAGGATTGA
- a CDS encoding 30S ribosomal protein S18, with protein MARQRRQRRKICAFCVDGIKEIDYKDVERLRRYLSERGKILPRRLTGNCAKHQRQLTRAIKRARIMALLPFVVE; from the coding sequence ATGGCGAGACAGCGTCGTCAGAGACGTAAGATATGCGCATTTTGCGTTGATGGTATAAAAGAGATAGATTATAAGGATGTTGAACGCTTGAGGAGATATCTTTCTGAAAGGGGGAAGATTTTGCCAAGGAGGCTTACGGGAAATTGCGCTAAGCATCAAAGACAGCTTACTCGAGCTATAAAGAGAGCTCGAATAATGGCGTTGTTACCATTTGTAGTTGAATAG
- the dnaB gene encoding replicative DNA helicase — MEERVPPQNIEAEQSVLGSILIDSDALARVIEILKPEDFYEPAHKLIYDVILELFDRGRAIDLITVSEALKKKGKFEEIGGIDYLTELIHTVPTAVNADYYAQIVKEKAILRALIRAGTEIARLGYEEGRPPEQLVDDAERILFEIIRRGEEGGFKHISGVVSPLIDEIERRYGEGREVTGVPSGFLELDRLTSGFQPSSLNIIAARPSMGKTAFATNIAVFAACRERIPVAIFSLEMSKEQLAQRMLSAEARIDAHRIRTGFLSDQEWRKLAEVAARLSEAPIYIDDTPNISIAEIRARSRRLKAEVNLGLIVVDYLQLVQLRRRVENKQQEVSEVSRSLKALARELDVPVVALSQLSRAVEQRQDRRPQLSDLRDSGAIEQDADLVAFIYREEVYRSDADAGVAEIIIGKHRNGPVGTVKLRFFKEYTRFENLISEDVIDV; from the coding sequence ATAGAAGAGAGAGTTCCCCCGCAGAATATAGAAGCTGAGCAGTCAGTATTGGGCTCCATACTTATAGATAGTGATGCTTTAGCTCGTGTGATAGAGATATTAAAGCCAGAGGATTTTTATGAGCCTGCGCATAAGCTTATATACGATGTTATACTGGAACTCTTTGATAGAGGTAGGGCGATAGATCTGATTACTGTATCCGAAGCCCTTAAAAAGAAGGGAAAGTTTGAAGAGATAGGAGGAATCGATTATTTAACGGAACTTATTCATACCGTTCCCACCGCTGTTAACGCTGACTACTATGCTCAGATTGTCAAGGAGAAAGCAATTTTGAGAGCTTTAATAAGAGCTGGAACGGAGATAGCGCGTCTTGGGTATGAGGAGGGAAGGCCTCCTGAGCAGCTGGTTGATGATGCTGAACGAATTCTCTTTGAAATCATAAGGAGAGGCGAGGAGGGAGGATTTAAGCATATAAGCGGGGTTGTTTCTCCTCTTATAGATGAAATAGAAAGAAGGTATGGAGAAGGTAGAGAGGTTACCGGTGTCCCTTCCGGTTTCTTAGAGCTTGATAGATTGACCTCGGGTTTTCAGCCCTCCTCTTTAAATATAATAGCTGCTCGCCCCTCTATGGGAAAAACTGCTTTTGCCACAAATATAGCGGTTTTTGCAGCATGTAGAGAAAGAATCCCGGTAGCGATTTTTAGCTTAGAGATGTCTAAGGAACAGCTTGCTCAAAGGATGCTTAGTGCAGAAGCTCGCATAGATGCGCATAGAATAAGAACGGGTTTCTTAAGCGATCAGGAATGGAGAAAGCTTGCTGAGGTGGCTGCTCGATTGAGCGAAGCCCCAATTTATATAGATGATACTCCTAACATAAGTATAGCTGAGATAAGAGCTCGTTCGAGAAGGCTAAAGGCAGAGGTAAATCTTGGCTTAATCGTGGTAGATTATCTTCAGCTTGTTCAGCTTAGAAGAAGAGTCGAGAATAAGCAACAGGAGGTTTCAGAGGTATCCCGTTCACTTAAAGCTTTAGCGAGGGAGCTTGATGTTCCTGTTGTTGCTCTTTCTCAGCTTTCCCGGGCAGTTGAGCAGAGGCAAGATAGAAGACCTCAGCTTTCTGATCTTAGGGATTCTGGAGCTATAGAGCAGGATGCAGATTTGGTTGCCTTTATATATCGTGAGGAGGTTTATAGAAGCGACGCTGATGCAGGAGTAGCTGAAATAATAATTGGTAAGCATAGAAATGGTCCCGTTGGCACCGTTAAGCTAAGGTTTTTTAAGGAATATACTCGCTTTGAAAATCTTATATCTGAAGATGTTATAGATGTTTAA
- the rplI gene encoding 50S ribosomal protein L9, translating to MRVILLEDIPKLGKRGDVVNVKDGYARNYLIPKGLAVKATEGEISKLREEVLRRKEKEERKKKALLEIKEAIDGKEVLLRAKAGSKGKLFGSITSGALADAIANSLNVEIDKKSIDLESPIKEVGEYPVKVKLGMGIEAEVKVKIEPEE from the coding sequence GTGAGAGTTATTCTTCTTGAGGATATCCCGAAGCTGGGTAAGCGAGGGGATGTTGTAAACGTTAAGGATGGGTATGCTCGAAATTACTTAATACCCAAGGGACTGGCGGTTAAAGCAACCGAGGGAGAGATAAGCAAGCTGAGAGAGGAGGTTTTAAGAAGAAAGGAGAAGGAAGAAAGGAAGAAGAAGGCACTATTAGAGATTAAGGAGGCAATTGATGGTAAAGAAGTTCTTTTAAGAGCAAAAGCTGGTTCTAAGGGAAAACTCTTTGGATCTATAACCTCGGGTGCTCTCGCTGATGCTATAGCGAATTCACTGAATGTTGAGATAGATAAAAAGAGCATCGATCTTGAATCTCCTATAAAGGAGGTAGGAGAATACCCCGTAAAGGTGAAGCTTGGTATGGGTATAGAGGCGGAGGTGAAAGTTAAGATAGAGCCAGAGGAATGA
- a CDS encoding UvrB/UvrC motif-containing protein: protein MLCQRCKRKEATVHITRFIGGKKEELHLCRDCAEELLGTGDFLSFDFSLPDLLGSLVKPAASLLGEAKEPILKCAKCGLTYEGFQEIGRLGCANCYKTFRGKLIPLLRRIHGNTKHGGKAPSKIGRKLDKERELEKLRLELENAVRKEEYERAAEIRDRIKELEGKIAK, encoded by the coding sequence ATGTTGTGTCAGAGATGTAAGCGTAAAGAAGCCACGGTTCACATAACCAGATTTATAGGAGGGAAGAAAGAGGAGCTCCATCTCTGTAGAGATTGTGCAGAAGAGCTGTTAGGCACGGGGGATTTTTTATCTTTTGACTTTTCTCTTCCTGACCTATTGGGAAGTCTGGTTAAACCAGCTGCATCGCTTTTAGGGGAAGCTAAGGAACCCATCTTAAAGTGTGCTAAGTGCGGGCTTACTTATGAGGGATTTCAAGAAATAGGGAGACTTGGATGTGCTAATTGCTATAAAACATTCAGAGGAAAGTTAATTCCACTTTTAAGAAGGATCCACGGTAATACCAAGCATGGAGGAAAGGCGCCTTCCAAGATAGGAAGGAAACTTGACAAAGAAAGGGAGCTTGAGAAGCTGAGACTTGAACTTGAGAATGCTGTTAGAAAGGAGGAATATGAAAGAGCTGCGGAGATTAGAGACAGAATTAAGGAATTGGAGGGTAAGATAGCGAAGTGA
- a CDS encoding protein arginine kinase — MKDVSLEWLKGIGPNSNIALSSRIRLARNLRDYPFPSVAKKRDLESVVDRIKGILSLDPYFKGFSLLMLENLSRVEREALVEKHLISPEHAKGGIRKSGAVLIEHEGVLSVMVNEEDHLRIQCFLGGLQLGEVWRIIDRFDSILEKYVDYAFDEEFGYLTACPTNVGTGLRASVMLHLPGLVMTKKMGRVVEELSKIGLTVRGIYGEGTEALGNLFQLSNQVTLGPSEEEIIDKLEKIALRVIEEEELSRKQLLKVKGIKLEDSIWRAYGVLKNARIMTTKEAMELLSQVRMGVDMGILPPVDKRKFNELLISIRPAHLQLSTGRELVPEERDRMRADLLRGSFS; from the coding sequence GTGAAAGATGTAAGCTTAGAGTGGCTCAAGGGGATAGGTCCAAACTCTAATATTGCTCTTTCAAGCAGAATAAGATTGGCTCGTAACTTGAGAGATTATCCCTTTCCGTCCGTTGCGAAAAAGAGGGATCTTGAAAGCGTTGTTGACAGAATTAAAGGAATCCTTAGCTTAGATCCTTACTTTAAGGGCTTTTCTCTGCTAATGCTTGAGAATTTAAGCAGGGTGGAGAGAGAAGCCTTGGTGGAGAAGCATCTCATAAGCCCTGAGCATGCTAAAGGGGGGATAAGGAAGTCGGGAGCAGTTCTGATAGAGCATGAAGGCGTATTAAGTGTCATGGTAAATGAGGAGGATCACCTAAGGATACAGTGTTTCTTGGGTGGATTGCAGCTTGGAGAGGTGTGGAGGATAATAGATAGATTTGATTCTATTCTTGAGAAGTATGTGGATTATGCCTTTGATGAGGAATTTGGTTATCTGACTGCTTGCCCGACCAATGTTGGTACGGGGCTTAGAGCCTCGGTCATGCTTCATCTACCGGGGCTCGTTATGACGAAGAAGATGGGTAGGGTTGTAGAAGAGCTATCAAAGATAGGCTTGACGGTGAGAGGTATCTATGGTGAGGGAACTGAGGCATTGGGTAATCTCTTTCAGCTTTCTAATCAGGTTACACTCGGTCCATCTGAGGAGGAGATAATAGACAAGCTTGAGAAGATAGCGCTAAGGGTGATAGAGGAGGAGGAGCTTTCTCGCAAGCAACTTCTTAAGGTTAAGGGTATAAAGCTTGAGGACTCGATATGGAGAGCTTACGGAGTTTTAAAAAACGCGAGGATAATGACTACTAAGGAAGCCATGGAGCTCCTGTCTCAGGTTAGGATGGGGGTCGATATGGGTATTCTGCCCCCTGTGGATAAGCGTAAGTTTAACGAGCTTTTAATCTCCATAAGACCTGCGCATTTGCAGCTTTCCACGGGGAGAGAGCTTGTCCCTGAGGAGAGAGACAGGATGAGGGCGGATCTACTGAGAGGGAGCTTTTCATAA
- a CDS encoding ATP-dependent Clp protease ATP-binding subunit, with protein MFFSYFTERARRVINNAAQEARSLNHDYVGTEHLLLGLTREKDSVAARVLDSLGISLDKVRQEIERIIGRGEEEVRAEQLPLTPRAKRALELATAEARALGHNYVGTEHILLGLIREGEGLAAQILINLGADLETVREKLLDLLESEGIPHAGGPHLGRKPSSRRKTKSSTPTLDEFGVDLTKLAKEGKLDPVIGREKEIERVIEILSRRTKNNPVLIGDPGVGKTAIVEGLAQKIVAGDVPEVLKNKRIIQLNMANLVAGTKYRGEFEERMRRILKELETSRDVILFIDELHTVVGAGAAEGAVDAANILKPALARGDIQVIGATTLDEYRKYIEKDAALERRFQPVMVSEPTEEETREILKGLRDKYEAHHRVKISNEAIDAAAKLSSRYIKDRFLPDKAIDLIDEAAAKVRLKSAFEPEGVKKLEKELEEIAKEKEEAVKKQEFEKAAQLRDRERELRKKLEEEKKKWSEEKGKEEPVVTAEDIANVVSGWTGIPVTKLREEEADKLTKMEEIIHRRLINQDEAVRAVCRAIRRARAGLKDPKRPIGSFLFLGPTGVGKTELARALAEFLFGSEEAMIRLDMSEYMEKHSVAKLIGAPPGYVGYEEGGQLTEAVRRRPYSVVLLDEIEKAHPDVFNILLQVLEDGRLTDSKGRTVDFKNTVLIMTSNVGAEYIRSQSSLGFTKSEEEDFERVRERIMDAVKRTFRPEFLNRLDEIIIFRMLKQDEIKKIVDLMVAKVNERLKEQGMEIELTESAKEYLAKVGYDPIYGARPLRRAIQRHIEDPLSEAILKGEFKEGDKILVDKAEKSDELRFIKREKERKEGA; from the coding sequence ATGTTTTTCAGCTATTTTACAGAGAGAGCACGCAGGGTAATTAATAACGCGGCTCAAGAAGCGAGGAGTTTAAATCATGATTACGTTGGTACTGAGCACCTTCTCCTCGGGTTGACGAGGGAGAAGGATAGCGTTGCTGCGAGAGTTCTGGATAGTCTGGGAATAAGCCTTGATAAGGTTCGTCAGGAGATAGAGAGGATCATAGGAAGGGGGGAGGAAGAAGTTAGAGCGGAGCAGCTTCCATTAACTCCGAGGGCGAAGAGAGCCCTTGAGCTTGCGACTGCCGAGGCGCGAGCGTTAGGACACAACTACGTTGGGACAGAACACATTCTTCTCGGTTTAATAAGAGAAGGAGAAGGGCTTGCTGCCCAGATATTGATAAACTTAGGAGCTGATCTGGAAACGGTAAGGGAAAAGCTCCTTGATCTTCTTGAAAGCGAGGGGATTCCACACGCGGGCGGACCCCATCTGGGGAGAAAGCCCTCCTCGCGTAGAAAAACGAAATCATCAACGCCTACTCTCGATGAGTTTGGGGTAGACTTAACCAAACTCGCTAAGGAAGGGAAGCTTGATCCGGTTATAGGCAGGGAGAAGGAGATAGAAAGAGTGATCGAAATATTGAGCAGGAGGACCAAGAATAATCCTGTTTTGATAGGAGATCCGGGCGTTGGAAAGACTGCTATAGTGGAGGGCTTGGCTCAAAAGATAGTTGCAGGAGATGTCCCTGAGGTGCTGAAAAATAAGAGAATAATACAGCTTAATATGGCAAACCTCGTTGCTGGAACCAAATACAGAGGAGAATTTGAGGAAAGGATGAGAAGAATCCTTAAAGAGCTTGAGACATCGAGGGATGTCATACTCTTTATAGATGAGCTTCATACCGTTGTAGGTGCGGGTGCTGCCGAGGGAGCGGTGGATGCTGCAAACATTCTCAAGCCCGCTCTGGCAAGGGGAGATATACAGGTAATCGGCGCTACCACATTGGACGAATACAGAAAGTACATAGAAAAGGATGCTGCTTTAGAGAGGAGATTCCAACCTGTAATGGTTTCGGAGCCTACGGAGGAAGAAACGCGTGAGATATTAAAGGGGTTAAGGGACAAGTATGAGGCCCACCATAGGGTGAAGATCAGCAATGAGGCTATAGATGCTGCTGCAAAGCTATCATCACGCTATATTAAGGATAGATTCCTCCCCGATAAGGCGATAGATCTCATAGACGAAGCTGCTGCTAAGGTTAGGTTGAAATCTGCTTTTGAACCGGAGGGAGTTAAAAAGTTGGAAAAAGAGCTTGAGGAAATAGCTAAGGAAAAGGAGGAAGCCGTTAAAAAGCAGGAATTTGAAAAGGCAGCGCAGTTAAGGGATAGAGAAAGAGAGCTGAGGAAGAAGCTTGAGGAGGAAAAGAAAAAATGGTCTGAGGAGAAGGGCAAGGAAGAGCCTGTTGTTACAGCGGAGGACATAGCTAATGTGGTTTCAGGCTGGACAGGCATTCCTGTGACTAAGCTTAGGGAAGAGGAAGCTGACAAGCTTACCAAGATGGAGGAAATAATTCATAGAAGACTTATAAATCAGGACGAAGCCGTTAGAGCGGTATGCAGGGCTATAAGAAGAGCACGTGCTGGGTTGAAGGATCCCAAGAGACCTATAGGCTCTTTCCTTTTCCTTGGTCCGACCGGCGTTGGGAAGACCGAGCTTGCAAGAGCTTTGGCTGAGTTTCTCTTCGGTAGCGAGGAAGCGATGATCAGATTGGACATGTCTGAGTATATGGAGAAGCACTCGGTTGCGAAGCTTATAGGTGCTCCTCCTGGATATGTTGGGTACGAGGAAGGCGGACAGCTAACCGAAGCGGTGAGAAGGAGACCCTATTCAGTTGTGCTTCTCGATGAGATAGAAAAGGCACATCCAGATGTCTTTAACATTCTTCTTCAGGTTCTTGAGGACGGTAGGCTAACCGATAGCAAGGGTAGAACAGTTGATTTTAAAAACACGGTGCTTATAATGACATCTAACGTTGGTGCTGAGTATATAAGGAGCCAGAGCTCTCTTGGTTTTACAAAAAGCGAAGAGGAAGATTTTGAAAGAGTCAGAGAGAGGATAATGGATGCGGTTAAGAGAACGTTTAGGCCGGAGTTTTTGAACAGACTCGATGAGATAATCATCTTCAGAATGCTTAAGCAAGACGAAATTAAAAAGATCGTTGATCTTATGGTAGCTAAGGTGAACGAAAGGTTGAAAGAGCAAGGGATGGAAATAGAGCTTACGGAAAGCGCTAAGGAGTACTTAGCTAAGGTGGGTTATGATCCGATTTACGGTGCAAGGCCTCTAAGGAGAGCTATTCAAAGACATATAGAGGATCCGCTCTCTGAGGCTATATTGAAAGGAGAGTTTAAAGAAGGGGATAAGATACTTGTCGATAAAGCGGAAAAGTCTGATGAGCTCAGATTTATAAAAAGGGAGAAGGAGAGAAAGGAGGGAGCTTAG
- the radA gene encoding DNA repair protein RadA — protein MPKAKVRYVCQNCGYESIKWLGNCPECGAWGSFVEKTPPLTLSSSSSAVASLGEVLAKEEERLCTGIEEFDRVLGGGIVKGSVSLLGGEPGVGKSTLLLQVANALSLQGLKVLYISAEESPRQVALRAKRLGIRAKSISLLSESEVDTALELANSLEVDLIVVDSIQTVRASNVSSVPGSPSQVRECAQKIFSFAKERGVSTFIVGHVTKEGAIAGPKLLEHLVDVVLYFEGDKRMQYRTLRAVKNRYGSTLEVGIFEMTSSGLREVKDPSAIFLSGLGGVSGAAIGVVMEGERPILVEIQALVAPTFFPYPKRISQGFDFNRLQLLIAVLEKRVGIPLGKYDVYLNIVGGLRSNDPALDVPVCCAIFSSYRNTPIPPGRIFIGEVGLLGEVRPVPFVFARLREASRRGFRIAYIPKASENFRFERDMEVVRVSLIKDIIKGIREGGD, from the coding sequence ATGCCTAAGGCTAAGGTAAGATATGTCTGTCAGAATTGTGGCTATGAGAGTATAAAGTGGCTTGGAAACTGCCCAGAGTGTGGAGCATGGGGGAGCTTCGTTGAGAAGACTCCCCCATTAACTTTATCGTCGTCTTCTTCAGCTGTGGCATCTCTTGGCGAGGTTTTAGCCAAAGAGGAAGAAAGGCTTTGCACAGGTATCGAGGAGTTTGATAGGGTCTTAGGTGGAGGAATCGTTAAAGGGTCTGTATCTCTTCTCGGGGGAGAACCTGGAGTTGGAAAATCTACGCTTTTGCTTCAGGTGGCAAATGCCCTTTCCCTGCAGGGGTTAAAGGTATTGTATATTTCCGCTGAGGAGTCACCGCGACAGGTAGCTTTGAGAGCGAAGAGGTTAGGCATTCGAGCGAAAAGCATATCTTTGCTTTCCGAGAGCGAGGTTGATACCGCGTTGGAGCTTGCGAATTCCTTGGAGGTAGATCTTATCGTAGTGGATTCTATTCAGACAGTTAGGGCTTCGAATGTTAGCTCAGTACCCGGTTCTCCTTCTCAAGTTAGAGAGTGCGCTCAAAAGATATTTTCCTTCGCTAAAGAAAGGGGTGTATCGACGTTTATTGTTGGCCATGTTACCAAAGAAGGCGCTATAGCTGGTCCTAAGCTTCTGGAACATCTGGTAGATGTTGTGTTATACTTTGAAGGAGACAAGAGAATGCAATACAGAACATTGAGAGCAGTTAAGAATAGATATGGTTCCACTCTTGAAGTTGGAATATTCGAGATGACCTCATCGGGCTTAAGGGAGGTTAAAGACCCCTCAGCGATATTCTTAAGCGGTTTAGGTGGCGTGTCTGGTGCAGCCATCGGCGTTGTCATGGAGGGAGAGAGGCCTATTTTGGTAGAAATCCAAGCTCTGGTTGCTCCTACGTTTTTTCCCTATCCTAAGAGAATTTCACAGGGATTCGATTTCAACAGGCTTCAACTTCTGATAGCGGTTCTTGAGAAAAGGGTTGGGATTCCCCTTGGTAAATATGATGTTTACCTAAATATAGTTGGAGGATTGAGATCTAACGATCCCGCTCTTGACGTTCCTGTATGTTGCGCCATATTTTCATCGTATAGAAATACCCCTATTCCTCCTGGAAGAATATTTATTGGGGAAGTGGGGCTACTTGGCGAGGTAAGACCCGTTCCTTTCGTCTTTGCGCGTTTGAGGGAAGCGAGTCGTCGAGGCTTCAGAATAGCTTATATTCCGAAGGCGAGCGAGAATTTTCGCTTCGAAAGAGACATGGAAGTAGTGAGGGTTTCTCTTATCAAGGATATTATAAAGGGGATAAGAGAAGGCGGTGATTAG